From Brienomyrus brachyistius isolate T26 chromosome 18, BBRACH_0.4, whole genome shotgun sequence, one genomic window encodes:
- the LOC125712506 gene encoding novel acetylcholine receptor chaperone, whose amino-acid sequence MASPRTITIVALSFALGLFFVFMGTIKLTPRLSKDAYSEMKRAYKSYAKALPALKKMGISSVLLRKVIGTLELACGVVLTLVPGRPKDVANFLLLLVMLAVLFFHQLVGDPLKRYAHALVFGILLTCRLLVARQGEERLEVEESQEEQINPQEKNKVKVS is encoded by the exons ATGGCTTCTCCGAGGACAATAACGATTGTTGCCCTTTCCTTCGCTCTTGGCCTTTTTTTCGTGTTTATGGGCACTATTAAGCTTACGCCGAGATTAAGCAAAGACGCCTACAGCGAAATG AAACGGGCATATAAAAGCTATGCGAAGGCCCTGCCCGCCCTTAAGAAGATGGGCATCAGCTCGGTCCTCCTGCGGAAGGTCATCGGCACACTGGAGCTGGCCTGCGGGGTGGTGCTGACCCTGGTGCCCGGCCGGCCCAAGGACGTGGCCAActtcctgctgcttctggtcatGCTGGCCGTCCTTTTCTTCCACCAGCTGGTGGGCGACCCCCTGAAGCGCTACGCTCACGCCCTGGTCTTCGGCATCCTGCTGACCTGCCGGCTCCTCGTCGCCCGGCAGGGCGAGGAGCGgctggaggtggaggagagccaggaGGAGCAGATCAACCCTCAGGAGAAGAACAAAGTCAAGGTTTCCTAG